The Arachis hypogaea cultivar Tifrunner chromosome 14, arahy.Tifrunner.gnm2.J5K5, whole genome shotgun sequence genome has a segment encoding these proteins:
- the LOC112742115 gene encoding uncharacterized protein — protein sequence MSAEAIRGRAEGGMHQVKRRGLKEMVTRLKVRISFRDKVVGASARRALEVADSLDGDKMATVVGKQGDSEIPTVTEEAKEILAEPYKDAIVIKVLGKNFSYTAITHKLKGVWRTKGGYEVLDVGFGYFLVKFDLLEDREKVLLGGPWMITGSYVAVKPWSSSFRPCENTFGSTMVWIRITGLNINYYQERTMKMIASSVGKPIRIDLATKSVERGKYARACVQINLGLPVIKKIQVDGHMYDIEYEHLNLICEKCSCFGHVTRECMKENNNGIGKESTVKEKNLPSLFLEITTRKRWKVVKSQ from the coding sequence ATGTCGGCGGAAGCAATAAGGGGGAGAGCGGAGGGGGGCATGCATCAGGTGAAAAGGAGAGGATTAAAGGAGATGGTAACAAGACTCAAAGTGCGGATATCGTTCAGAGATAAAGTTGTTGGTGCCTCAGCAAGGAGAGCTTTGGAGGTTGCTGATTCTCTTGATGGGGATAAGATGGCTACCGTAGTTGGTAAGCAAGGTGATTCGGAGATACCAACTGTCACTGAGGAAGCAAAAGAGATATTGGCAGAGCCCTACAAAGATGCCATCGTGATTAAAGTTCTTGGAAAAAATTTTAGCTATACAGCGATCACGCACAAACTTAAAGGCGTCTGGAGAACCAAAGGAGGATATGAGGTACTAGATGTCGGTTTTGGCTATTTCTTAGTCAAATTTGATCTATTGGAGGATAGAGAGAAAGTTCTCCTTGGAGGACCGTGGATGATTACTGGAAGCTATGTTGCGGTTAAACCTTGGAGTTCTTCATTCAGACCTTGTGAAAACACTTTTGGGTCTACCATGGTTTGGATAAGAATCACAGGTTTAAACATTAACTATTATCAAGAGAGAACCATGAAAATGATTGCGTCATCTGTTGGCAAACCGATCCGCATCGACTTAGCCACCAAGTCTGTAGAGAGGGGAAAGTATGCAAGAGCATGTGTGCAAATTAACTTGGGACTtccagttataaaaaaaattcaagttgaCGGTCATATGTATGACATAGAATATGAGCACTtgaatttaatttgtgaaaaatgtAGCTGCTTTGGGCATGTCACAAGAGAATGTATGAaagagaacaacaatggcattggGAAGGAAAGCACAGTGAAGGAGAAAAATTTGCCGTCACTTTTTCTGGAGATAACAACGAGAAAACGGTGGAAGGTAGTCAAATCCcagtaa